GTAGCAAGTCAGAAACCAAAGCATCCAATATTACCTTCTCGAGTTCCTCCAACACAGATTTAGCAACCTCACCCTTCTGTTCAAACACTTCATCCAATGTCATTCTCGGCACCAGAGCCCTAACCACTACAAAAATAGCAACAAAACCCCATTATCACACGCCGAAAACAAACACGAAAACTAAAATCTCCTGTAAGAAAAAACTCAACAACGTCATTACCATCAAACACATAGGCCTGAATCTGCTCTTTCGGGTTTTGCAGCTCGTAAAACGCATCATCGGCATTCGCCTTCACCACACGGTACTGAATGCAGCACACCAAGTGCACAAACACATTATCCTGCTCCAAATTTCCACAAAACCCTAATTTCAACAATTCATTCCAAAATCTCTAACCAAAACCCTAATCTTTCACATTTCACAAACACAATTAAAGCAAGAAGAAGGGTTGGACCTTGGTCTTGGTCTCGATTTTGACGTCGAGGGATTGGATTCTGGTGGAGAGGATTCCGGCGATCCATTGACCGGCGCAGGGGTTGAGGAAGTGGAAGCCGGGCTCGGCGAGGCGCTGGAAGCGGCCCCACTTCTCGATGACGCCGATGCCGGCTTGGTCAACGCACATGCATAAGAAGCAGCAAGAATTTCCCATCTTTGAGCTCAAAATCGAGGTTGTGGTTTAGGGTTTCGGTGAGGATTTGGGTACTGTGAGAAAATTGAATTGGAGTTGAAGACGACGAATGAGTATTTATACGTCACGGCATCGAGGAGACCGACTTTGCGCGGTTGGGCTTTTTGTGTAGTTAAACATGAGCTAGGAGGTTTGGGTTGGCCCAGATATAGAAGGTGGTGCTGCTCAGGACACCCAGAAGTTTGATTTGGGACAGAATAGCAGTTGGAGTAGGAAGTTAGATTATGGGCCTAATAAAATAAGAGGGGGAGCTAAAATTGCAAATCTGGAAAGAGGCCTGGGTAAGCAGGCCCAAATGTCCCATGAACCTACAACCCAAGAATTTTTTCTTCTTCTTTCTCATCTAATATTTAATAAACAAATATATATATATAAATATTTATATATATATAAATATACAGGGCCCTTCCAATGAGGGATCCCTATTTTAAGCCATTTATAGGGATAGGGCATTACACCAACTTCCCGATTATAATTTTACATCTCCACCGTTCATATCTTAGGTCTATATGAGTAGATCACCTCTACAAAATTTCATATGATTTGGTGATTGTTAAGGCTTTCAAAAGTTCAATTTAGTTTTAATGATCTTCAACGGTTTTAGTTTGACATAAGCTGGACCGNNNNNNNNNNNNNNNNNNNNNNNAAGTGGTGTAATGCCCTATCCCTAAGAAAGTGGACCAAAAATAAGGGATCCCTTAATAGAAGGGGCTGTATAAATATATATATATATAAATATATATATATTTTTTCCAATGATTAAAACAAACACAAACTGCAAAACTAAACAACGAGAAAGTCTGAAGAAGTTCTGAACCATCGCTTGAATTCGTCAAGGGACATATATCTTTCGTTGTGGGCAATCTACGAGAAGGTTTGATCAGTCGTCTTCAACAACATGTTTGAAGTGATTAGGTAGAACTTGGTGTAGTCCTCAGTCCTCACGAAGAGCACTGCATGGCCTCTGCGAAAAGAACTCCAACTTTTCCAGTTACTTTACTAGCTAGCCCATTGAATCCCGAATGATAAAGCTACTCCATTTCTGACCGAATCATCGGAGTTGAGGTTTACTTGATAAGAATCAGGCGGCATCGATCCAAGAAATATTACGATTATGGTTCACCGTAGGTTTGAGCATATAGATGTTTACTTGTTGGTAAGAAATACCAGTGAATACCTAGTAATCTTTCTAATATGTCATATATTGTTATGTCTGGTAGAACTATTTTTTTTGCTAGTTGGTCCTTGTAAGGATATATTGTGGCAAATTCTAATATAATTTCGAATATACTATAAATAAATCAGGGATTTAGGCTCGATATCTCTTCTTAATATTTAGTAGTTTCAATCAATGAGTCTTACGAGTTGCGAGCAACCGCGCAATCACTTCAATCAAGAGAAAAAAAGAGAAACATACCATTAATTAAGGCTTTTACTTTTGTGGTGCATGTATATATAGTGATAACCAAGCAAAGGGCTTATACATCCATGCATCATAGATGAAATAGACAAATCATGGGCAAAAGGCCAACACCATCCCATACTCTATATATAGTCTCTATCCAGTCTCACGTGTACGAATACATGCATTTACCAAACAATGAATCCTTCTCATTTCTTTAGCTCGAATACATTTACGACTACGAAACTACAGGAAACATGGTAGAATGAAGGTACCCAGTAATGTAAACATGTCCCCTCCATGCATGCATAACATCCAACCAAGAACCTTCACTTCAACCCACGACTTGTTTATTCCTGCCCTCCTCATTTCATATCACTGTCTCAGTTCTCCCATGCCTCCTCCATCGATTAAAAATGAAGCAGTCAATTTCGCCGGACCACACAGACCCATGCATCTCTGAGTTGAGCCTCTGACGACCTCCATGGGTCGAGCTTTAGCTAGCGAGGGGATGCATGAGATCGACAGGTAATGGGGCATCTTCTACTGCAGTGACAGACCACGAGACAGAGAGATTGGTGCATTGTGTTGCTCTGTTATGAATGTGTTTGTTCTGGGAAACCATTAGATCTGATCTGGATCTCTGTTGCTCGTTCTGGGGGCAAACATGACACCTCTTGGACTATTATATACACATCCTGCAAACTGCAATTGAAAAAATATTTAGCATATGTTCATTTATATACTTGGTATCTTAAACAATATCTAATCATATTGTGGAGTGTAGACTAAAGACTTCTTTGTATTCATAAACATCTATAACAAACTTTAGTTTTCTTGAGACATTTAGCATTTATAGTATTTGGAAGAAAAACTTGCTAGCGGAAATTATAAAAGAAGAGAATTACGTCGTTACGGCATCATAAATCCACCTTTTGTAGTGTTTGTTTAAGGAATATGAGGATCTTCAAAATGTGATTTGAGTCGAGATATCTTTCTAGCTACTCCGCACGTACAGCCCGTACACAAGAGGATTACATGTGCAGATATGCTTTGCTGCATTCAAATGTTAAATATAGATTCAAGATTTTCAAATCGATGACTATAAGTTTGTTGGTTTCTGCCTCAGATAGCATTGGTCTCCTAATTTGTATAATCCAAATCCACCTTACTTTGTCTTTACGATGTTGGACATCTACAGCTAATTAGAGGTAATTATTTGGGTTATAGTTGCAGCCAATGGTTTTGTCAGAGGCAAATAATCAAATCCAAAGTTTAAATAACATAGTTAAGATCACAGATTAAGATATGATATGGTTTAGTGCTCGTTTATATATTAACCTGCTGCATCCTGGAAAGCTCATCCGGCCAATTCAGATCTTTTTTAGGTGATCAGCATTACGATTATAAATCCGATCCGATGTGATCCTATCTAACTTCTGTTGATGATTTCTGATTTCAGTCTCTCCCTAATAGTGCTGGGTTGAAATATTTGTCCTATTAAAGAGATTAATGTAAGGTAAACTAACCGCGAGATGATTTTGCACTAGAAGGACTAGAGTAGTTTGGCCAATAATTTTGGCAGACAAACAAGTACAAGAGGCGCGTAATTGTATTATCCTAGTTGGTACTTTGGCAAATTTCTTTTTTATCATTTTCCAGCTTGGCCAGTTGGATTGACACAGTGTGTTTGATAAGAATCCAAGCCGGGTCATGTGCTATATATAGAGGCTTCTATGTCTATTCTATACCAAGTAAGAAGCTAAAGATCGAGTTTGAGAGCAAAAGAGAAAAAAGAGAACTACCTACATTCAAACAGAAGAACAAAGATGGCTTGCTGGTCTGCTGAGAATGCAACAAAGGCTTACCTTAAATCCTTGAAGCTGGTTAGTATTCACATTCATTATCCATGAATTCATCAACTCAGTTCAGATTTCTTTGTGTCGATTATTTGTGCATGTTTCTTATTATTGCTGATGTTTATGTCCCTTATGTTTATGCAGGGCCGAAAAGCCAATGAGCCAGATGTGGTTGAGTTTGTTTCAGCACTAGCTGCAGGCAACAATGCACAACTAATGGTTGTGGCGTGTTCCGGTGCAGCTGACTACACCACACTAGCCTTGGTTGCGGCAGCGCAGCAAACCGGAGGGCGTGTGGTGTGCATTCTCCGCGGTAATGAAGAGCTGCACATGTCTGAGAAAGTCCTTGGCGTGACGAATTTGCGTCACATTGATTTTGTGATTGGGGAGGCCCAAAGTCTTGTGCTGAACTATTACAAGGAGGCTGATTTTGTGGTGATTGATTGCAACCTTGAGAACCATGAGGGGATACTAAGGGCGGTGCAAATGGGGAAGAAGCAAAATGGGGCGGTTGTTGTGGGGGCTAATGCCTTTACCAAAGGGTCATGGCGGTCCGGTGGGGCGAAAACTCAGCTGTTGCCTATAGGGGGAGGATTGCTAGTGACAAGAATTGCAGCTAGTACTACTGAAAGGAGGAAGTCTCAATGGGTTGTGAAGGTTGACAAATGCACAGGTGA
Above is a window of Fragaria vesca subsp. vesca linkage group LG7, FraVesHawaii_1.0, whole genome shotgun sequence DNA encoding:
- the LOC101292941 gene encoding uncharacterized protein LOC101292941, translating into MACWSAENATKAYLKSLKLGRKANEPDVVEFVSALAAGNNAQLMVVACSGAADYTTLALVAAAQQTGGRVVCILRGNEELHMSEKVLGVTNLRHIDFVIGEAQSLVLNYYKEADFVVIDCNLENHEGILRAVQMGKKQNGAVVVGANAFTKGSWRSGGAKTQLLPIGGGLLVTRIAASTTERRKSQWVVKVDKCTGEEHVFRVRFPHGKGIQA